The following proteins are encoded in a genomic region of Sorangiineae bacterium MSr12523:
- a CDS encoding threo-3-hydroxy-L-aspartate ammonia-lyase: MTLPTFDDVTAAAERIKDHAHRTPVLTSRTIDEAVGAKIFFKCENFQRTGAFKFRGAFNSLSKFDERQRRAGAIAFSGGNHAQGIALAARILGMPATILMPNDAPPSKIAATRDYGGKVVSYDRYKDDREAIGRQLAEQQGMTLIPSYDHPHVIAGQGTVAKELFEEVGELDALFVCLGGGGLLAGSALSLRALSPRAKLYGVEPEAGNDGQQSLRSGSLMHIEIPDTIADGAQSQHLGNLTFEIIKRDVDDILTASDDDLIECMRLFASRMKIIVEPTGCLALAGARRIPEKLEGQRVGVIVTGGNVDLQRFNALLAS, translated from the coding sequence ATGACCTTACCTACCTTCGACGACGTCACTGCGGCTGCCGAGCGCATCAAAGACCATGCCCACCGGACGCCTGTACTGACCTCCCGCACCATCGACGAGGCCGTGGGGGCGAAGATTTTCTTCAAATGCGAAAATTTTCAGCGAACGGGTGCTTTCAAATTTCGCGGCGCTTTTAATTCATTATCGAAATTCGACGAGAGGCAACGGCGAGCGGGAGCAATAGCATTTTCGGGCGGCAATCATGCTCAGGGTATTGCGCTGGCGGCACGCATACTCGGCATGCCTGCCACCATCTTGATGCCCAACGATGCTCCCCCCTCAAAAATAGCAGCGACGCGAGACTACGGAGGCAAAGTCGTCTCTTACGATCGCTACAAGGACGATCGCGAGGCGATCGGTCGCCAATTGGCCGAACAACAAGGCATGACCTTGATTCCGTCGTATGACCACCCGCACGTTATTGCTGGGCAGGGCACCGTGGCCAAGGAGTTGTTCGAAGAAGTCGGCGAGCTTGATGCATTGTTCGTGTGCCTCGGGGGCGGCGGCTTGCTTGCTGGGTCGGCGCTCTCCTTGCGGGCACTTTCGCCTCGGGCCAAGCTGTATGGTGTCGAACCGGAAGCTGGCAACGACGGCCAACAATCCCTTCGCTCGGGCTCACTCATGCATATCGAAATACCCGATACCATTGCAGACGGGGCACAGTCGCAGCACTTGGGCAATCTCACGTTCGAGATCATCAAACGTGATGTCGATGATATCCTGACGGCCAGCGACGACGACCTGATCGAGTGCATGCGGCTGTTTGCCTCACGGATGAAGATCATCGTCGAGCCGACGGGATGCCTCGCCCTTGCCGGAGCAAGACGGATCCCGGAAAAGCTCGAGGGTCAACGCGTGGGCGTCATCGTGACGGGAGGCAATGTCGACCTACAGCGCTTCAACGCCCTGCTCGCGTCGTGA
- a CDS encoding LysR family transcriptional regulator, which translates to MRGAEFAELKAFVAVVDRQSFVRAAESLRMAPSSLSQTIRSLETRLGVPLLVRTTRSVAPTEAGVRLYTRFRAAMLEMDAAVSDALERRDEVAGTVRLHAPRLAVQTFIEPILGEFNACHPDVVLDISVNEVSLDIVKEGLDVGMRLGESVDRDMLAVRLGKPFRTLAVASPEYVRRHGAPKSPADLRNHRCINWRQPGTEGLYKWEFFKGGQWFSVAVEGPLITSHKDLALAAALQGVGIAFWADYRVQPFLEQGSLVALLERWCALHPGWFLYYPRQRCSAPAVKAFVTFLRKAWSPTDGRGKLPRTP; encoded by the coding sequence ATGCGCGGGGCTGAATTCGCGGAATTAAAGGCGTTCGTCGCGGTGGTCGACCGTCAAAGCTTCGTGCGAGCCGCCGAATCCCTCCGTATGGCGCCTTCCAGCTTGAGCCAGACGATTCGCTCGCTGGAGACGCGCCTCGGCGTGCCGCTTCTCGTTCGCACCACGCGCAGTGTCGCGCCGACGGAAGCCGGGGTTCGTCTTTACACCCGCTTTCGCGCGGCCATGCTCGAAATGGACGCTGCCGTTTCGGATGCTCTCGAGCGGCGCGACGAGGTCGCCGGCACCGTGCGTCTGCATGCGCCTCGGCTTGCGGTGCAGACCTTCATCGAGCCGATCCTGGGCGAGTTCAACGCGTGCCACCCTGATGTGGTGCTCGACATTTCGGTGAACGAGGTCTCGCTCGACATCGTGAAAGAAGGCCTCGACGTGGGCATGCGTCTCGGCGAATCGGTGGACCGCGATATGCTGGCCGTTCGTCTCGGGAAGCCGTTCCGCACGTTGGCCGTCGCTTCTCCCGAGTATGTCCGTCGCCACGGCGCGCCCAAGTCCCCCGCCGATCTTCGCAATCATCGATGCATCAATTGGCGGCAGCCTGGAACCGAAGGCCTGTACAAATGGGAATTCTTCAAAGGCGGCCAGTGGTTTTCCGTGGCGGTGGAGGGGCCGCTCATCACCTCACACAAGGATTTGGCACTGGCCGCGGCACTTCAAGGGGTCGGAATCGCCTTTTGGGCCGACTACCGCGTGCAACCCTTTCTCGAGCAGGGGAGCCTCGTGGCCTTGCTCGAGCGGTGGTGCGCCCTGCATCCGGGCTGGTTTCTCTATTACCCGAGACAGCGCTGCAGCGCCCCGGCGGTCAAAGCATTCGTCACTTTTCTACGTAAGGCATGGAGCCCAACGGATGGGCGAGGGAAACTCCCTCGCACGCCCTAG
- a CDS encoding LysR family transcriptional regulator produces MRSAGGREINLNRLVVFASIVSAGSFTAAARELGLTKAMVSQHLARLEEELGITLMLRTSRKMSLTEAGLTFHPDCVRILAETQAAIERISQDRQALVGTLRLTSTTDYGVTVLGPALAEFMRRYPKLYVELVLSDEIRDLVAERFDLSIRVGWLRDSSAHAMRLAQCRRWVVASPTYLALRGTPREPGELSAHDWIAAPLLPAPSTLTFIGNNGSRHAVRVRPVAEVNSASAIRELILNHVGLSALPEYLVADDIRAGRLALLLGPDYRLRTAGIYAVYPSQRAPAKVRLLIDHLRQRLVPGPE; encoded by the coding sequence ATGAGATCGGCCGGTGGTCGCGAGATAAACCTGAATCGTTTGGTGGTGTTCGCGTCGATCGTGAGCGCCGGCTCCTTCACCGCGGCCGCGCGTGAGCTGGGGTTGACCAAGGCGATGGTGAGCCAGCACCTGGCGCGTCTGGAAGAAGAGCTGGGGATCACCTTGATGCTCCGCACCAGCCGCAAGATGAGCCTGACCGAAGCTGGATTGACCTTTCACCCAGATTGCGTGCGCATCCTCGCCGAAACGCAGGCCGCCATCGAGCGCATCTCGCAGGATCGGCAAGCGCTGGTCGGCACCTTGCGCCTCACCAGCACCACCGATTACGGGGTCACCGTCCTGGGGCCCGCGCTGGCCGAGTTCATGCGCAGGTATCCAAAGTTGTATGTCGAGCTGGTGCTCAGCGACGAGATACGCGATCTGGTGGCCGAGCGCTTCGATCTATCGATCCGCGTGGGGTGGCTGCGTGACTCCAGCGCGCACGCGATGCGTCTGGCTCAATGCCGCCGCTGGGTGGTGGCGTCACCGACCTATCTTGCCCTGCGCGGCACCCCGCGCGAGCCCGGCGAGCTCAGCGCGCACGATTGGATCGCGGCCCCCTTGCTTCCGGCCCCATCGACCTTGACGTTCATCGGCAACAACGGAAGCCGTCACGCGGTGCGGGTGCGCCCGGTGGCGGAGGTCAACAGCGCCAGCGCCATTCGCGAGTTGATTCTGAATCACGTGGGGCTCTCGGCGCTGCCCGAGTATCTGGTAGCCGACGACATCCGCGCCGGTCGATTGGCCCTACTCCTCGGCCCTGACTATCGATTGCGCACCGCCGGCATCTATGCGGTTTATCCCAGTCAGCGCGCGCCGGCCAAGGTGCGGCTCCTCATCGACCACCTTCGCCAACGCCTGGTGCCCGGCCCGGAGTGA
- a CDS encoding MBL fold metallo-hydrolase: MYKLGSSLLPISLAVAGLSCASPSAPGASSPGGAGAEPSLSLVPYNPGVKAMFPVTSILVTGRDDALLVDAQFARKDALKLVDAVKASHKRLTTIYISQADPDYYFGLDALQDAFPAAKIVATRATVERIKATEKHKFGYWGPILKEDAPKRIVVPEPLDGSKITLEGHAIEVLGLDAAPDRTCLWIPSLKAVVGGVVVFSGVHVWMTDTEAPGARANWLALLDRIEQLQPRTVVPGHYLEGSKFDISAVRFTRDYIKVFDAEAAKAENSAALMAAMEKRYPELGLKTSLEFSSKVAKHEMTWD; this comes from the coding sequence ATGTACAAGCTTGGTTCATCTCTCTTGCCGATATCGCTCGCGGTCGCTGGATTGTCCTGCGCCTCCCCGTCTGCCCCCGGAGCCTCCAGCCCCGGCGGCGCGGGGGCGGAGCCCTCGCTTTCGCTCGTGCCTTACAACCCGGGCGTGAAGGCCATGTTTCCGGTGACGTCCATCCTGGTAACCGGTCGCGATGACGCGCTACTGGTGGATGCGCAGTTTGCCCGCAAGGACGCTCTGAAGCTGGTCGACGCCGTCAAGGCGTCACACAAACGGCTGACGACGATTTACATCAGCCAGGCGGATCCGGATTACTACTTCGGGCTCGACGCGCTCCAGGACGCCTTTCCGGCTGCCAAGATCGTGGCGACCCGCGCCACCGTCGAGCGCATCAAGGCCACGGAAAAGCACAAATTCGGTTATTGGGGCCCCATCCTGAAGGAGGATGCACCGAAGCGCATCGTGGTGCCGGAGCCGCTGGACGGGAGCAAGATCACCTTGGAAGGCCACGCGATCGAGGTGCTCGGGTTGGACGCGGCCCCCGACCGCACCTGCCTGTGGATCCCATCACTCAAGGCGGTGGTGGGTGGCGTGGTGGTCTTCAGCGGCGTGCACGTGTGGATGACCGACACCGAAGCGCCCGGCGCCAGGGCGAATTGGCTGGCCCTGCTGGATCGGATCGAGCAGCTCCAGCCTCGAACCGTGGTGCCCGGGCACTACCTGGAAGGGAGCAAGTTCGATATTAGCGCAGTGCGATTCACGCGCGATTACATTAAAGTGTTCGACGCGGAGGCCGCGAAGGCCGAAAACTCGGCGGCGCTGATGGCAGCCATGGAAAAGCGCTATCCGGAGCTGGGGCTCAAGACTTCGCTGGAGTTCAGCAGCAAGGTCGCCAAGCACGAGATGACCTGGGATTGA
- a CDS encoding acyl-CoA dehydrogenase family protein produces MTTTSRFSPAPAPAPARDLREKLRAAFPVTVTSDRPGYTREDWALLGRLGLLGASVPAELGGGGLSAVDTAAMFEVAGEVCHDTGMLFGAAAQLFACAMPLAEFRSTAVHERWLAAMCAGEAIAGNAMTEADAGSDTSRLATTATRVEGGHLLDGTKTWVSNGPVADVYLVYATTDPAARHLGITAFLVERADDGVHPGPAHDKAGLRSCPAGPLRLERCFVPDERTLGPAGAGAAVFGHSMSWERGCLFALYVGLQQRLLDRCVGHARQRRQFGQPIGQFQAVADRIVGMKMRLESGRLLLRRACEALDEGLPEAGWAAMAKLSISEGTVASALDAVNLLGGAGYLRDELVELVLRDSMPATIFSGTSDIQRRIVARELGL; encoded by the coding sequence GTGACCACGACTTCGCGTTTCTCTCCGGCGCCGGCGCCGGCGCCGGCGCGGGATCTGCGGGAGAAGCTGCGAGCCGCGTTTCCGGTCACCGTCACCTCGGACCGGCCCGGCTACACCCGGGAGGACTGGGCGCTTCTCGGCCGGCTTGGCCTGCTGGGTGCCTCGGTTCCGGCGGAGTTGGGCGGAGGTGGCCTGAGCGCGGTGGACACGGCCGCCATGTTCGAGGTCGCGGGCGAGGTTTGTCACGACACCGGGATGCTGTTCGGCGCGGCGGCACAGCTTTTCGCCTGCGCGATGCCACTGGCCGAGTTCCGGTCCACAGCAGTCCACGAGCGGTGGCTCGCCGCGATGTGTGCCGGTGAGGCGATCGCCGGGAACGCGATGACCGAGGCCGACGCCGGTTCCGACACGTCCCGGCTCGCCACGACGGCCACCCGCGTCGAGGGCGGTCACCTGCTAGACGGGACGAAGACCTGGGTGAGCAACGGTCCGGTAGCCGATGTCTATCTGGTTTACGCGACGACCGATCCGGCGGCCAGGCACCTCGGCATCACCGCGTTTCTGGTCGAACGTGCCGACGACGGGGTGCACCCCGGCCCAGCGCATGACAAGGCGGGCCTGCGGTCCTGCCCCGCGGGGCCGCTGCGCCTGGAGCGATGTTTCGTACCGGACGAGCGGACCCTGGGGCCCGCCGGCGCGGGCGCCGCGGTGTTCGGCCATTCGATGTCGTGGGAGCGCGGCTGCCTGTTCGCGCTGTACGTCGGCCTCCAGCAGCGGCTGCTCGATCGCTGCGTAGGCCACGCCCGGCAGCGGCGTCAGTTCGGTCAGCCGATCGGCCAGTTCCAGGCGGTCGCCGACCGGATCGTCGGCATGAAAATGCGTTTGGAGAGTGGCCGGCTGTTGCTGCGGCGGGCCTGTGAGGCCCTCGACGAGGGGTTACCCGAGGCCGGGTGGGCGGCGATGGCGAAGCTGTCGATCTCCGAGGGCACCGTGGCCTCGGCGCTCGACGCGGTGAACCTGCTCGGTGGCGCCGGCTATCTGCGCGACGAGTTGGTGGAATTGGTACTGCGGGACAGCATGCCCGCCACGATTTTCTCCGGCACGTCAGACATTCAGCGCCGGATCGTGGCACGGGAGCTGGGCCTGTGA
- a CDS encoding ketoacyl-ACP synthase III family protein encodes MKVDGVSLAGLGSFLPPVVDIGQAVRDELIDAQAAQRYGIQSVTDAGDVPAPELALRATRTALDRAGRAGHELTLVLYVSVWHQGPHGWCPQYYVQRGIGASKATAAEVRQGCMGMFSALELGAAHLMASPAHTLALLTSGDNFNSPLLDRWRFSPHFVMGDAGSAMVLTRDEGFARLCAINAVTLPEYETMHRDSAPLFPPGSTLARPLNFSDSKQNWLDARPIGDDGPLRLVAAQDEIVSRTLEESGIEMADVTRVGYVNGSRERVEGRAMIPLGLPLSRSTWEQGRTVGHIGASDQIVGLEHLLARGELTEGDHFLMLGVGPGLNIACAVFEILRTPKWTEDAA; translated from the coding sequence GTGAAAGTTGATGGCGTTTCGCTCGCGGGCCTGGGCAGCTTCCTGCCCCCGGTCGTCGATATCGGCCAGGCAGTGCGGGACGAACTTATCGACGCGCAGGCGGCACAGCGCTACGGCATCCAAAGCGTGACCGACGCGGGCGACGTGCCGGCACCGGAGCTCGCCCTGCGGGCCACCCGGACCGCCCTCGATCGCGCCGGCCGTGCCGGGCACGAGTTGACCTTGGTGCTCTACGTGAGCGTGTGGCACCAGGGTCCGCACGGATGGTGCCCGCAGTACTACGTCCAACGTGGAATCGGTGCCTCCAAGGCGACGGCGGCCGAGGTTCGGCAGGGCTGCATGGGGATGTTTAGTGCGCTGGAACTCGGCGCCGCCCACCTCATGGCAAGTCCGGCGCATACCCTCGCGCTGCTGACTTCGGGGGACAACTTCAACTCACCCCTGCTGGACCGGTGGCGGTTTAGCCCGCATTTCGTCATGGGTGACGCCGGGTCCGCGATGGTGTTGACCCGTGACGAGGGCTTCGCCCGCCTGTGCGCGATCAACGCCGTCACGTTGCCCGAGTACGAGACAATGCACCGCGACTCGGCGCCGCTGTTCCCACCTGGATCGACGTTGGCCAGGCCGTTGAACTTCAGCGACAGCAAACAGAACTGGCTCGACGCCCGCCCAATTGGCGACGACGGGCCGTTGCGGCTGGTCGCCGCCCAGGACGAGATCGTCTCTCGGACCCTTGAGGAGTCGGGGATCGAAATGGCCGACGTCACCCGTGTCGGCTACGTCAACGGATCGCGTGAGCGGGTCGAGGGCCGCGCGATGATCCCGCTGGGGCTGCCGTTGTCCCGGTCGACGTGGGAGCAGGGCAGGACCGTGGGACACATCGGCGCCAGTGACCAGATCGTGGGGCTGGAACACCTGCTCGCGCGGGGTGAACTGACCGAGGGCGATCATTTCCTGATGCTCGGCGTCGGCCCGGGGTTGAACATCGCCTGTGCGGTCTTCGAGATCCTGCGGACTCCGAAGTGGACGGAGGACGCCGCGTGA
- a CDS encoding oxidoreductase, whose protein sequence is MTISAPQNFLITGASSGLGLALGRAALARGHRVFGTVRDRAARATFEALAPERAIAPILDITDAKGVQRVVTELENEFGSIDVLVNNAGYGHEGIIEESDLDELQRQFEVNVFGTISVIKSVLPYMRRRRKGRIITITSMGGLVAFPGVGYYCASKFALEGFSETLRQEVAAFGIAVTAVEPGSFRTNWAGGSMRRSARSITDYDALFEPLRKRRQEYSGRQLGDPAKAAAAILKLVESSAPPAHLILGPDALSFVQKKLDELRREMADWESTTTSTNVDTP, encoded by the coding sequence ATGACGATCTCCGCCCCGCAGAACTTCTTGATCACCGGTGCCAGTTCAGGTCTCGGGCTGGCCTTGGGTAGAGCCGCGCTCGCACGCGGGCATCGCGTTTTCGGAACCGTACGAGACAGGGCCGCTCGAGCCACGTTCGAGGCGCTCGCCCCCGAGCGAGCCATCGCCCCGATACTCGACATCACGGACGCCAAAGGCGTTCAGCGCGTCGTGACCGAGCTCGAGAACGAGTTCGGCTCGATCGACGTGCTCGTGAACAACGCGGGCTACGGCCACGAGGGCATCATCGAAGAGTCGGACCTCGACGAACTGCAACGCCAATTCGAGGTGAACGTCTTCGGCACCATTTCCGTCATCAAGAGCGTCCTTCCCTACATGCGGCGGCGCCGGAAGGGACGCATCATCACCATCACCTCGATGGGCGGCCTCGTTGCCTTTCCTGGCGTTGGCTACTACTGCGCGAGCAAATTCGCGCTCGAAGGCTTCTCGGAGACACTGCGACAAGAGGTCGCCGCGTTCGGCATCGCCGTCACCGCGGTCGAACCGGGCTCGTTCCGCACGAACTGGGCGGGTGGCTCGATGCGCCGGTCGGCGCGCAGCATTACGGACTACGATGCACTCTTCGAACCATTGCGAAAGCGCAGGCAGGAGTACAGCGGTCGACAGCTGGGCGATCCCGCGAAAGCTGCCGCCGCGATCCTAAAACTCGTCGAGAGTTCGGCGCCACCGGCGCATCTGATCTTGGGCCCGGACGCGCTCTCGTTCGTACAGAAGAAGCTGGACGAACTGCGCCGGGAAATGGCGGATTGGGAGTCGACGACGACATCGACCAACGTCGACACCCCATGA